AAGCCTTACAAACCCCGCAAAGCACCTGGCCCTGCTGGATACCTATGCCCAGAACCAGGCCGAATACACCGCTTATCGGCAGGCGTACAAGCAGCTTATCGCGGTCAAGCGCCAGGCAGACGCGCTTTCCATGGACGAGGCGGAAAAGCAAAGGCGCACCGAACTCCTGCGCTTTCAGCTGGATGAGATCGACACGGCCGCCCTGCAGCCGGGCGAGGAGGAGCAGCTGGCCGCCCGCAGGCAGGTGGTGAGCCACGCGCAGACCATTTTGGAACAGGTAAACGCCGCCCACGGCGCCCTTGCCGGCGGCGACGAATTTGGCGGGGCCGCTGATCTTTTGGGGGCCGCCAGCGGTTCGCTGGAAAGCGCCGCGGCGCTGGACGAAAGTCTGAAAGAGAGCAGCGAACGCCTGAGCGAGCTGTATTATACAGCCCGCGAGCTGGCCACGGATCTTGCGGACCGGCTGGAAACCTATGGGTTTGACCCGGCTGAGCTGGACCGGCTGGAAGAGCGGCTGGATGCGATCTACCGCCTGAAGCAGAAATACGGCGGCTCGGTGGAGGAGGTGCTTGCCTATGCCGAAAAAGCGCGGGCAGAACTGGAGGGCATCGAGCGTGCGGACGAAACCCTTGCCGCGCTGAGTGAGCAAAAGCGCCTGCTTTACGGCCAGGCCCGCAATGCGGCCGAAGCCCTTACCGGCACCCGGCTGGCGGCGTTCGAGGCCATGGAAAAACAACTGGTGGAGGCCTGTACCTTCCTGAATATGCCGGGGGTGCGCTTTACGCTGCAGCACAGCCGCGGCCCGCTGGCGGGCACCGGCCAGGATACGGTGGAGTTTTACATCTCGGCCAACCCCGGCGAAGCGCCAAAGCCCTTGGCCAAAATCGCCTCCGGGGGCGAATTGTCGCGCATCATGCTGGCCCTCAAAAGCGCCCTGGCGGAAAAAGACGACATCCCCACCATTATTTACGACGAGATCGACACCGGCGTTTCGGGCCTGGCGGCGGGGCGGATCGGGCAAAAGCTCAGGCAGACCGCGCGGGGGCGGCAGGTCATCTGTATCACGCATACCGCGCAGATCGCCGCGCAGGCCGACAGCCAGCTTTTGATCCAAAAAAATGTGCAGGCCGAGCGCACCTACACCGAGATCTTCCCCTTGGATGAGGAAGGCCGCGTGCGCGAGGTCGCCCGGATCATCTCGGGCGACCAGATCA
This window of the Oscillospiraceae bacterium genome carries:
- the recN gene encoding DNA repair protein RecN, which produces MLKDLKIENVAVIEKAQAQFTAGLNVLTGETGAGKSILIDSINAILGNRASRDLVRTGAVKACIWATFTGLPRAVKRQLEEAGYEAGDELLLYREIGAEGKSNCRVNGMPATAAMLREVSGGLINIHGQHDSQSLTNPAKHLALLDTYAQNQAEYTAYRQAYKQLIAVKRQADALSMDEAEKQRRTELLRFQLDEIDTAALQPGEEEQLAARRQVVSHAQTILEQVNAAHGALAGGDEFGGAADLLGAASGSLESAAALDESLKESSERLSELYYTARELATDLADRLETYGFDPAELDRLEERLDAIYRLKQKYGGSVEEVLAYAEKARAELEGIERADETLAALSEQKRLLYGQARNAAEALTGTRLAAFEAMEKQLVEACTFLNMPGVRFTLQHSRGPLAGTGQDTVEFYISANPGEAPKPLAKIASGGELSRIMLALKSALAEKDDIPTIIYDEIDTGVSGLAAGRIGQKLRQTARGRQVICITHTAQIAAQADSQLLIQKNVQAERTYTEIFPLDEEGRVREVARIISGDQITELSLANAREMLGCRA